TTATCTAGCCTGCAACTAATGTCtaagtttattctttttatttatattcgGATGTTTTTTACAGGTTATTATTCCAGTTTCCTCCATCCGCACAGTGAAGAAGCAGAATACAGCTTTGCTGGTACCCAATGCCTTGTCGATTCGCACCACAGAAGGAGAAAAGGTCAGTCCGTCACTCCTCCAGTCCGTCACGCTCAAAATCCATCGAAAGTCTCGTTTAACCTCATTAAACTCCTCTGTTGTTGACATTTAATTGGATATGGGGTCATTCTTATCAGATTTACTAGAAGAAAAGATGGTTGATGTTTCTTCCTTTGTTCCTTGTCATTGTTCAGTACCTCTTTGTGTCGCTGAGGAACAGAGAGTCGTGTTACCAGCTGCTGCGCTCCGTTTGTCCTCAGGTAGAGGTGAGTGGCTCAAATCAAACGTcaaaaagtaccaaaaaaaacccaaaatgctgCAATGATTCAGTGTGTTAGGACACTCCAGACGTGCTGCATTAGAGTAACATTATTGACTAACGGTGGTGATGAAAGCCTGTAAAAGCACAGTGTTTCAGGTGCTCAGTTGAAACTGTTCAAGTTTTGCAACTAAttggatttgggttttttttttttgttactgaaTCTACATTTTGTTTCCCAAAAATCTTTTCAAGTTCATTTTTCCAATGAGGTTGTAAATAAAAGGATATAAAAGTGCTTTTGTTTCTAATGTATAAAGAAATTTAACCTCGGTCTATcagctttttttgtctgaaatatCATCTAATGTTCTTATTTCTGTCTTCCAGGACAGTAGCACAAATAGTAGCCCCATCTTCTCAGGCGAAAACGgctttgataaaaacaaactcgTGGTAAGTTTCTCTTTATGGAAATAGTAAAAAATCAGTCAAGCTAAATGAGTACTCTTTTCATATATCTATAATTTCTCCTGCACAGAACTCCAGCCAGTCCAGTTTGGACGACAGCTTCGACCACACAGATGGTTCTGGACCTCAGTCTTTGCAGGATCCGCCTCACAGAGGTAGGAATtgttactttagtttttttttttttctaaatctataAGTGATTCTAATTTCTGAtcgactgaaacaaaaaaaaaaacgtttgttttgctgttgttatCAGGTGTTCTCATTTCTGTAATAGAGCGTAGAGGTGCAAAGTTCAAGGTCTAATAGAAGTTTAACATCGATCTCCTCTTCCTGCAGAAGCAGTGCCTAATGGGAGCGGCTCGGCTTTCAGGAGTCTGCACATGCAGCAAAGTGAAAGCTCATCCTCAGAGGAGCTCTCGGAGTCAGGTAGGACTCGCGTGACTGAGAACAAAAAGCGGCTGGATACTGTGAATAGATCAAATCTGAAGTGGAAAACAAACCGAGCCATGATATTCACGCTTTGTTTGCCTTTCAGGTGGATCGTGGGTGTGGAATGTGACTGAAAAAGCCAAGTCTCTGCTGGTTCAGAGAGAGGCCAGCACCCTCAACACCCTTCTCTTCATTTACTTGATTTTGTAAGTGGCACCACTTTTTCACTCCTCCCTCTCAGCTCTTTTAATCCAAGGTCTTATCTTCTTCTTTAGTAATCTCTACTTCTCCCTGAAGAAAACACTGAGAACATTCTCGTTGTTCCAAACAAGATTATCTTTAACAATCTATACTTCTtagtattttctttaaactgcttATAATGAAGGgattctttttctgtttctgatttgtattttttgtgtggcTGTTGTAAAACCTGGTCTTTGGTGCAGCCGGTCCTGACGTCTGAAATGTTGTGTTCCAGGGTcgtgctgctgcttctgtcttCAGGTTACATCGGATTGCGGATCGTGGCCCTTGAGGAACAACTTGCATCCCTCGGTGCTCTGCCGGAGTTCAGATTACAGAGCGGGTAAGATGTCTCTCTTTTCATTACCTTCTTCTGAACAGGTTACTGATGCCTGAACTGAGCACACATGAACAGAGACTTAGTAGGTCAGAATAAAATGATCAGTAATCTCTTTGCTGGTAATTCTGAGCTCTACGTATTACTGCCACCTGGTGGTCAGTTTTAGCTGACCTCGgtttaggtttggttttttttttgttttttttgtaattgtctTTTTATAAATTGAGCTGCTTCTTATTTGCATAAAGATTGTCTTAAAACTCAGGAGCTGCTAGTATATGTAGCTTTTATTATCCTGACATGATGAGAGACCCAATTTTTCATCAATGCTCAGATCTATagtgactgtttttgttgtttcttttgcacACTTTATTCTGAAGTGTTACATACTTTGTTAGAATTACTCAGAAAAGGCAGATCCCGCATCTTAGTGCAGATGTAAAACCCAGAACCAAAAAGGGaaattcaaaagaaacaaactaaagtggagcacagacaggaagtgggaAACGCAGTTTGCAGCGGCTCCGAAAACAAACCTCATTCAAGAACGCTTCTGAGTTTCAATGTTTGTAGAAACAGCTGGTTTATACACTCTACTCCCTAACAAACATAACCTCAATAACTTCAATCAGGCATTTCTTTAACACCTTCATTATAATTTCCTTCATCCCTCTTTTCATAGTTTTGCtgtctttatatttgtgtttgctccAGCGTCATAAAGTGTTCTGACATTTCCTCTTATCTGGCTGCAATTGAAAATTTACATACAGACTTGCTACTACTAGTTTTATTACCTGAAACTAAAGTTGTATGGCATTCCTGTGACACATTTAGTATTCCAGGGTAGGTCTCTGTATGAACACTCAAGTTTTAAATGGGCCGACTGTTTTACAAGAAATACTGAGTGTTTATCATAGTTGTGCTGCTCTGAAAGGTTTCCCTTCTCTCAACAGGTACAAAGACACATAACACTCAGCAATGGAGGGAGAGATTGTTGGACCCGTGATTAGAAGATTCATTTCAGCCTCTTCTCAGCAGAACTTTAATGTACTCAAACTTCGGATCTAAAGATGGCCTGTGCTGTTACATAAAGGAAGAGTGGCCAACCTGTGCAATTTTCAGAGATGTTGACTTGAAAAGCTCCACTTCTTCCTCGTGCAGTAAACTGAAGGACATGCCACAGCTTTGTCACACCCAGCCAAGCCAAAAATCTCCTCACACTGCCTGGTTGCAGCGTGTCTGTTTTAATACCAAAGCCAAACGGCTCGAACTCTGCGAGGTGCCACGCTCGCAGAAACTGTTCCACATCTGTGAATTTCTGTTGACCATTGTCCTCTTCTCCTTGAGCATGCAGTCTGAATAGGGCTATACCAGTCAGCATTAGCCTGCTGTAGTGCTTTTTACTGCACCTCAACACTGGAGACTTAGTGCTATGCATAGCCAAAGATGCACACGGTGCACATCTTTTGCATGAGTGCACGAGGATGACTTTTCTATCTTTTTATCTAACCTTTCATCTCTGAGCTGTATATTCAGTCCTGTCTCCAGCTTTGCATTCAGTGACTTTTGGGTACTTCGGATGGTTTTTACCTTTCTAATCAGGTGTGGGTTGGAATGTTTGAGTAAAATCTGAAATGTCGATCGGCCCACAGGGGCTTGATGATTTCCTGATGGTCTTatcctttctctctctttcaaaTAAGTAATGATCACAGTATTACTTCCCTCGTCTTTGACGTGATTTAAACTCGTTTAATGATCATTGCTCAGTTTCTCTTTTCCCCTTCCAGTCTCTGCTGGATAATTGCATCATCAATGCACAAATACTTAGCACAATAAGACACAAGGAAGTTGTCTCAAAGgcatgaacatgttttttttttccatgacatTGGTCTTCAAAAGTAGATTTTAATTCTGTCTAGTTGGAATGTTTTGTTAATGTGCCGCCTACCAGAAAAATTAGCGTTGTATGCTAAAGCACAACCCTCTCTGTGACAGGCTTCTGGAGGACTGCTCACCagtaatgtatttttaatgcatGTGTCTGCAGGTATCGACACTTGACTGAAACTCTATATGCATTATTGCTCCTGTCATCTGGAGAGGGAATTTTTAGAACTACATTTGCTGTAAGGTCTCGAGTTTTCAAAAAGCCAAACGAGTGGTCCTAAAAAGAAATTTCAATATGCAACACATTATGCATGGGGATTTATGTTTTGTGTGGCGTTTTTACGTGAAGCCTTCGTGTTTGTTGggaagaaacagtttttaagaAGCGAGAGGAACAGCTCAAGTGAGCGAGCGCACTTTAAAGAATGTGTTGTGCCTGttcaaaaatccaaaatggcttTCTTTGGGTTCGAGGCGGGGGGGGCAAAGCTGGCATTCTGTGGTATTTGATGGTGctcggttttattttttttcttaaaagttgaTTTCACTCAGGGCTGCCATGTGGTTTTAGCTGTTCATCGTTTCACGTTTTGCACCTCTGTTCCTTCAGGCTCCTGTTTTGGAGATTGAACCTCTCACTTGACTTTAATTGAACTACATTACACTCCTCAGAATGCTGGCTTTTTCCTCCCCACTTTTGAGAATCTCTTTACCCTAACAAGCATATCCATACCAGATttcaacaagttgtttttgaaGCTCTTTGGAATGAGGTGTAGTGAGTGAATCAACTTTTGCTGCATCCTTATTCAGTAGCGTCCTAAATATTACAAATGTACCGCATACGTCACCGGGGGCAGCACACACAACCACTGTCCTCTGACCCATTTCAAGACTCTGGATGAgggctgtttttgtgtgatttttgcACTATTCGGAGTATTGTAAATTTTGTACCAATTGTTGTTGTCCTTAAATCTACTATGGCTTTCtctatatgtatttatttgcattCTGTGTAATTTAAAGTAATCTCTGGGAGATTGCTTCTGccattgtaaaaataaaacaaatgtttggaaataatattttgtatgtttaccttttttgtaTTAAGTCCTACTTTTGAACACTGTACTTTAAACTTATACATTTGTCCTGCTGGCTTCATAATACCCTCCTTTTGacttaaaaatgtataaaagtatTTACAAAACCAAGATGCAGAGTGTGAAGATTAGTTGAACAAAACTGGTGCTGATTTGATGAGTTTCTTTGCAGTTGGTTTAAGAGAACGTCCAGAAATAGAAATCccagaaacataaacatgtaCATGCAATGAAACTAAAACATCCCCAGTCTAAATATAACCTCGGAGCAAACGGATTCTGCAGCAGTGGGGCGTTTACACCTCATTAGTAGCTTAAGAGCATCATCTAGTGGAGAATCTCTTGcactgacaaactgcagcaaaataaaatccaccACTTTTATCACACAGGAACCGATGCCATATGTAAGCATTCCAGTTCTGTGAAAGCCTGAATGGGTGaaaatggtttttaaatcaGGCTTTACACACCTTCAGTTATTGTTTTGTAGTTAAATGTAGCCTTATAACTTTTAAAAGTTGGGGTTTTACTGTCCAAAGGTAATCCACTCATACCAGTATGAGTAGTCACTTTACCCAGACTTatataaacctaaaaaaagTAAGTTTCTAACTTCTCTTTGGGAGTGAATAGAAACAAATATGAAAGTGCAGCAGgttacaaataaagaaacacaagattttatgatttttctgtttattctacACTAGGAACGTGAAAGCCAAGGTGACTTTTCCAACAGCCTTGATGACGATTCATGTGTTCATCCTGCTCAGCTGTCCGGGTTGTTTGAAGGAGCCGGTTCTGCACTGGTCTGTCGGTAAgcacagagctgaaacacacctgcaaagaaaacaaaaagtagtttgttttagctttgaaaTAGGCAGTCGTCAAATACAGTAAGTCAGGCGTGGCATGTTTGTGACACTTAGATTAAATGTCTCCCAAGTTGGTACTAAttataagaagaaaaatgatgttTGATAGAAACTAGAACAAAGTAGTCAGTCTGGTAGGACACTATTGAAAAATAGTCCACGTGGCTGTGTTctttatctaaaaataaaagatgaataaaaacctGCTGCGAAAGCCAAAATGACAGCAACCCAGCCGATGATGTAGGACCAGGAGAAGCGCCAGTCCAGGAAGCGTTTGCCAAAGAAAGTGACAGTCACTCCTGTGTAAATTGCCAAAGCCAGAAGAGCAAGAAAACCtggtataaaaacacaaagaaaaaaataaatattagtggCCCAGACCATCACAACAGCAGTGTTAGTAAAATACCgtgttattattgttgtgaTAATCCCTGGTTACCTGACAGGACCAGGGCGATGCCGCCTGTGCAGACTCTCTTGTTCTTTGTGGCGTTAGTGAAAGCACTCAGGCCCAGAACGATGCCGGCGAAGCAGCTCAGCACCGCCAGCAGCATGAAGGCCCGTGTAGCATCCCAAAAGGCTggcgcacaaacacacacggatAACTCTGTCACACAGACATTCAGAGTGTTTTTAATCTTCATGAACCTTGTGCCACTTACCCACAGTTATGGTGTGTGCATGGCATTTGTGGTTGATGCAGAACCTCCAAAGGCCCTGATTGGCCGAGCTACCGGAGTATCGGTACTGCATCCAGAAGTCTGTTGCTGTAGAAACGATGAGAAGCACGAGCGTGGCCACGCCACACAGCGTGCCTCCTCCTGCTAACGTGTACAGCATCGTGGAGAGGACTTGGAAAACACTGTCCTCCTGAACATTCAGCAGCTGTTCAGGAAGTAGAGGAGAAAAATAAGCAAGTTTTCCTGGTTTATTGCTTAACTTACTGTGTAATtttagactgtttttgtttggattttagtttcTCCATCTCAGTTACTTCTAAGTGGAGACTCTTTTTGTCTTgtgcaaactaaacaaactcaCTGGTAGATGCTTCACCAGTGGAAGAAATTGAAGttcaatttccttttttttccccaacaacCATTTCAAAGCACTTAATTTGATCAAACCTTTCCAGATAAAATAAGACACACAGTCACTTTTCAAAACACTGTGAAACCAGTTGTAGCCAACAGGTCTGACAATAGGCCTGCCTGTCAGGCAGATCTGAACCTTTGTTCGCCACTAATTCCCCTCCACGCATCGCAAACTGATGTTCAAAACAACCGAGCAACTGAGCGGTCAGCACTGTTGCTCTCTGTCACTCAGCCAGCAGTGTTTCAGAAACGGATTTAAACTCCTTCTTGCATCATAAGCCAACGCACATCCAAGGTAGACATGTTCACAATCCCAAAATGGGTCTAATTATAACAACAAGTAATTTATACTGAAGCCAAGCTCATAAACTGTACAAATCTTTtccataaagaaaaacaaaaaaatgaaccaatTCTCTACTTTTGTCTTTGGTGCCTCTGTAGTCCTTGTTGATCCCCCAAACCAGCTGctctaatttactttttaacccCTTAAGACTTAAGTCTTATCTTTCTGGTTGtgcagtaaaaacacattttgtgcaattccaatttttttctgttacctTTAGTTTGGCTGGTCTCGCTGCAGGGTCGCTGCCTCTAACAGTGTGCCTATCCTTTTTAAACCCTGTACCTCGGTCTCTCATTGTCCGCGACACAAAGGGGGGGAATGATCGAGCGCAGCATGTGAGTGATGGTAAATCCCCTCTCTGCCATAACCCCACTGTCTCACCTCCAATGCACTTCGTCTGGTGCAATACGTGATTactcaaaaacagctgaatattctttattttctgtcagcGGCCTTGACCATGTCACAGCCATCATGATGAGGTGATACAGATGATGGAGGTCTGCTGGAATTCTTCTGTGGTTTAGGGGGAAATGCATTTAGATGCAGATAAGCCTGTATCCACATTGTCTTTACATGGTTCTGAAGTAAACTGAAATGTGTGAGACACATACGggaacatatttaaaacacGTTTTATTACAACAGACCTATTTCGGATGTGTCCTGTGCAATGTTTCATTCAAACGCAAGCGGATGGGTGAGACagcaactttttattgttttagcaaCTTGAACACGGTGAACTCTTTGTGATTCAGGCATTTGGGACACTCTAGTgcaaaaacagaatttcaaaCAACACAGGTGGACACCAGCATTGTGTATGCCAtcagaaagacagagaaataaaacaaacatatgcaTATAAAACCTGTGAGCAGTAGGGAagattaaatctgatttttgatgtctgaattttaaaaagtgaacagATTAACCCGTTTCACACTGTGCTGTCCTGCAATGTTTCTGTTATTAAAGCGCATCGTTGCTGTTGTCTTGACTTCAATCTTGggcaattttcttttaatacacGGATCATTTTACGttagaaataaatgttgttcatcAACTGTAGGCGCAGTTCTTTTAATTGTAAAGTTTACTCTTGTGGTGCATAAAAAAGGTGAATTTTTCAAATCTTTAGACAAATTCTTTAAGAAAATGTGCATGAAGAAACAATCAAGAGTCGAAGCTTTtcagtgcaaaacaaaaactccaagTGGATATGAAGAGAACACAAAACAATGTTCTGTTTCTGAAGTGCCATAACTAGGAACCCCCTTTTTTCTACATATAAGTGCACACAAAAGCTGATGATCAGTGACATTGCTCAGCCTTTACAGTTGACAAGGCATAtgagaaaatattcaaataaaaccgCCATAAAATAAATAGTCTCTCAGTCGATTCAGACGAAAGTCTTTCCAGCTGTTACAAAAAGGCACATCATGATATGCATAACTCAACGTGGAGTCCAGGCACAgcttctgacagaaaatataGGAGTAGCTGTGTCTTGATGAcctatttatataaaatgttgtCATGTTGCATCAAATGTTAGGTCCTTATtaaagtaattttctttttttttcaatattttttttgactaaaatgtgtttgtgtttatgagagaaaatataaaactcatttttaaagtgtgctCGCGGTGAATTAATTCATGTCTTCTGACAGAAATCATTATCTGCCATTGCTTTTGATGTTATTATGATTTTGCTATTTGCTCTTTAAGccgcattaaaataaaataacgaTCAGTAAGGAGACAGGCAACCACATcctatatttttaaaaatcacattaatcCCAAACAGTGaatttgttcttcttttgtgGTTATTTCCAAAATGTTCTCGTCTTTTTGTAGTTAAAGCAGTaaagttaaacacacacagacttgtaGAGCGTCACACACAGCCACATACGAAGACAGCCACAAtaacatccaaacacacacacacactgtcatcTAAAATGGTCGTCTTTTGAGTGCCCTGATGCTTTAAACTTACATCTGTCACTGGTTTAAACCAAGCAACACACTACCTATGTAAATTAGTGCACATACACACTCTCCAGCAGCAATTTGTGACCCTATGCTGGGATGAATGTGGACACTGTGCTCTCATGCTGACTACGACTGTTGTTGGTCGCCATCTTGTTGACTTTCAGGGGCTTGGAGCCCAGAGGACGATAGTTCGATCGGCCGACGAGGAGAGGAAAGTTTGGTCGTGTGGGTGCCACCGACACTGGATCACCTTGTCCCAGTGCTCCCCTGCCAGTGTCTGAGGGAGGGGCTTCGTCAGGTCACCTGGGatcaggtaaaacaaaaaaaaaatcagagtgaGCTTGAAAAACGTGCATAAATACCAAACAGTGGTGAGTGGGGCTTGGAAGTATCATTTAACTTTGTAATAATAGTTTccaaatcaaatgttaaaacaaaataatacatttttttgtgttttgctttctAAGATAGGCCTTCGTACCTTGAAGGTCACTGACGATGATTTTGTTGTCATAAGAACCAGTGAGGAGATGATGGGCTCCGGGGGAGAAGCGCACAGAGCGAATGTCACTGCTGTGGGGGCGGCAGCTCTGGACGATGCGTCCTCCTCTGATGTCATACAGCATGCAGGTACTGTCCTCCTGCCCGGTGGCCAGCAGGCGGCCGCTGGGATCTACAGCCACTGAAGCAACTGCACTTCCTGTGTGGTACAAGGAAGTGCTACCTTAATACAACTGAGGATGtcggaggtttttttttttcttattgtagCTCTATCTTCATCCTGTTATTGTATTTTGCTGTTGGCGGTTGGGATTTGTCTCACCAGATCCGTGAAGAGTTGTGCCCACCACCCGAACACAGCTGGGCACCCGCAGGTCCCAAAAGCGGACCGTCTTGTCCTGTGAGCCTGAGGCAATCATCCAACCCCCCCACGTATACAGAGTCAGGATGTGACCTGTTCAAATATAACAGCATTAAAAGACAGCATTGTTTAACTGAGGTGTTCTTAATCcctgtttatttgatttaactATCTTGTGGGACAGTAATGTagtttattaactttttaaactatcCAAAAGATTTCGTAAAAGAAAACTATGCAAagtcttcttttaaaaagccAACATACCCGTGTGTCCACTCAGGGCGTGAAGGCCTTGCCCTCTCTGACAGTCGGTGGTGTATATGTTACAGTCTCCGGCCCCGGCGCTGATCAGGATGGATCCTCCGCTCTCCGGGCCCTCCATGAAGGCCAGGTCCCGAATGGTGCCATCATGCATGCTGAACTCCAGATCTGGGCCTGAATCAGAGACGTGTATGATTAGATAGCAAGTCAGAGAGATGCAAGCTCACCTCCATGATGAGGGAGACAGCAAACTGTGccaacattttctgttcaaactggCATGCTATTGGTTAAagagtccacacacacacatacacaaacacacacacacacacatatatatatatatatatatatatatatatatatatataatgccTGAAAAGCCCTGTTTTATCTCTCCTGTGTCTTTAAAGGCAGCCCTTTAGAACGGATCaatctgctctgattggtcagctgaATTACTGCGAGGAAGCTGCTCGTTCTTTGCAGTTTGACAAACTAGACACTAGGGAGGAATTAATGTAATATATTTCATACTGATGTAGACAAGAGTGAAAGAAAACTCTCAAATACACTCAAACAAATTGCATTCTACATTTATTATGAATGAAATAAAGGAGATCGGGGAAAATATAGAATATCATTTCCTTCCGGTTGTAATTGCCTATTTGGCAATCACAGTCATTTCAGACTTTAACTTCCTTTGATGCATATTAGGCTTTTCTAACTCTGCTGACTTTTTGCATGTGCAAAGTACACATCaagtacaaaagaaaagaacaagaaaaacacactgaatACACCGACTGTACCTGTGGCATTGCAGGTGTCTGCATTGAAAGGCAACACCTTGACGTATTTATCATTGGAGCCAGTAGCCAACAGTTGTCCACAGTGGCTCCAAGCCACACAGTAGATTGAGCCTTTATGATGTTTGTTTCGTCTGAAGCGCACCGCCGGCTGCTTGACAGCACCAGAACCACTAAAGGAGCGAAGTAATTGCAAAGAGATGGATTACTGTTGAGTCTGACTTCCTCTCCAAAACAGTGttcgagaaaaaaaaagctgcttgcATTTGCATGATTTAGACAAATTACAAATATTACCAATATAGTATTTGTAAGTATTGGTACTTTTGCTTTCTCAGCTATAAAAGAACTTGTGACAGATCTGTACATGGAGCCTACCTGGGGGTCAGAGTTTCTGGGTAGGCACAAACTCTCAGTGTTTTAGAGTTGGAGCCGACAGCATATAGAGCTCCAGAGGGATGAAAAGCCACAGCACGCACCGCCTGTGTGTCCTCCAGCTGACTCAGCCTCACAAACTGCGCTTTAGACTTTCCTGGCTGAGCAAAATCAGAGAAATCCTATGATGTGTCAAAAAGCATTCAAATGTGCTTTAGTATTTAGTATAAGCTataaaaatatgggtttataacATTCAGAATGCTGATATAAGTGATGTAAAAACTAtcaactaaaaataattaagaaaatttgatttattgacAATTGGTTTTACCTCATGCATGTTTCGTGTTGTAGAAGAGCCACAGTCATCTTGAACTGTGGAGGCAGAGGCTCTGATTCTCTCAGCACTGATAATgacagcacacacaaaaatcccCGGTTAACTGTACATAGTCTATATGCAATCTAAAAAACTCACAATATTGCACATGAAACGTAATATCTATGAAAAAAGATTGATATTTTATTGGCAGCAAAGCaaacaatcattttttaattaactacTGGAATTAAATACTGTAATTTCAATGAGGTAGCACTTAAAATCAACTAAAATCCTGACTTTAGGTGGATTTATCTGTGGAGATCTTGCAGGATCTTACCTTTGACTTTTAGGGAGTGTTGGCTCATTGAGTGAAGACGAGCTGCAGCTCCCCCCACCTGGCTTGTCCCTCGGCGGCTCTTTTTCTGGGTTGTGGTGGTCATTGGTGGTCCTGGAGTTTGACGTGctgctgtttcctgtcagtcCGTTCCACTGCTGACCCAGATGTGTCATCACTTCATCTCCTTTGGCATCAATGCCGACATTCATCTCCTCCAACTTCTGAATggatctaaacaaaaaaaacagtatctCCTGTAGCACCGATGGAGTAATTCTCTCCCACCCGTGGTGCTGATTCTTTACGTACGACTCCCTCACCTGCTGAGGAATGTCTCGGTGAGGTTGTGTTGGGCTCCATCCTGCGGCTTGACACCTCCCTCCAGCAGCATCTGCTGATAGAGCTGcttttgctgctgcttctgttccAAGTGCTGCTGCACACGGAGCCGCTGCCTGTAATACTCCTGGATGTGCTCTGTGGAGTCACGGcgctgaacacacaaacacacacacacacactctgagccaCAATAACATGAAGAAGTTGTAGAAGTCCTGGAAACGAGTAtctgcacttttgttttgtctttagcaGGCTCTGTAACCTGGTAGAATATTTATTATTCCTCAAACCGTTTTTTTTTGACGAACTACTACTAACAACTTTTCAACTTCTAAGGCCTTGTCCTCCATCATTCATCCCATAAACAAGTGTTCAAGGCCCCTCATCACATCACACCAGTCCACAGTTTTATTTCCCTCACGCCACTtttcacaaacatgcaaaacaatCTCATCTCAAAGTACTTTGCTCCAGTAGATGAGAGATGGGATGCATAAAGATGAGCGATGATGGAAGCCGGCAGGGCATCGTGGGAATGACCACACATCAAACCAGATTATGTGCTTCCAGTGTCCATGATCTACACCTCCTAATCTGAGTACAGTGGGGGCAGTGAGGCTGGAGAATTCAGACTAGATTTATGTGCTGAGACCAAGCAGTTCAGGGGCTCAGGGGGGTCAATTTTACATCTCCTAAATCTGCAGCAATAGGCTCAGACAAactgactttgactttgactcaAGTGACCAGACAAAAGTGGATGATAAATTACTCTGTCATTATTTGTTcagcaacaaagaaacaaaacaaaattaaatggtCAAGCATTCCTTATAGAAATGCAttttgcccactgcctttcaaaggttttaaactaacatcatcttatgctgagaagagaCATACTTAttactgttttggtcaaacatgt
The Kryptolebias marmoratus isolate JLee-2015 linkage group LG24, ASM164957v2, whole genome shotgun sequence DNA segment above includes these coding regions:
- the LOC108234263 gene encoding WD repeat-containing protein 47 isoform X2, producing the protein MRRVGSDGQSSQHCESCELLWSSRTFDRAATHSALSRHHTSAAMTAEETINIKEVEVIKLILDFLSSRKLHISMLALEKESGVINGLYSDDMLFLRQLILDGQWEEVMQFIQPLEGMDKFDKKRFRYIILKQKFLEALCVNNAMSAAEDPHNLELTMQEAVKCLHSLEEFCPTKEDYSKLCLLLTLPRLTHHAEFKDWNPSTARVHCFEEACAMVAEFIPADRKLSEAGFRASGNRLFQLLIKGILYECCVEFCQSKATGEEIREDEVLLGVDLLCGNGCDELDLSLLSWLQNLSSSAFTCAFEQKTFNIHVDRLVKPSKAGHADLLTPLINRLSPCPTSPFRQRPHSADTYMSRSLNPALDGLSHGLAAQDKRGMETNMKSALSRSLVENNVHQQDDSPERKHLQGVVDGPNTKRTPLTPGKDGGPPCSSETQERRDSTEHIQEYYRQRLRVQQHLEQKQQQKQLYQQMLLEGGVKPQDGAQHNLTETFLSRSIQKLEEMNVGIDAKGDEVMTHLGQQWNGLTGNSSTSNSRTTNDHHNPEKEPPRDKPGGGSCSSSSLNEPTLPKSQSAERIRASASTVQDDCGSSTTRNMHEPGKSKAQFVRLSQLEDTQAVRAVAFHPSGALYAVGSNSKTLRVCAYPETLTPSGSGAVKQPAVRFRRNKHHKGSIYCVAWSHCGQLLATGSNDKYVKVLPFNADTCNATGPDLEFSMHDGTIRDLAFMEGPESGGSILISAGAGDCNIYTTDCQRGQGLHALSGHTGHILTLYTWGGWMIASGSQDKTVRFWDLRVPSCVRVVGTTLHGSGSAVASVAVDPSGRLLATGQEDSTCMLYDIRGGRIVQSCRPHSSDIRSVRFSPGAHHLLTGSYDNKIIVSDLQGDLTKPLPQTLAGEHWDKVIQCRWHPHDQTFLSSSADRTIVLWAPSP
- the LOC108234263 gene encoding WD repeat-containing protein 47 isoform X3, which translates into the protein MTAEETINIKEVEVIKLILDFLSSRKLHISMLALEKESGVINGLYSDDMLFLRQLILDGQWEEVMQFIQPLEGMDKFDKKRFRYIILKQKFLEALCVNNAMSAAEDPHNLELTMQEAVKCLHSLEEFCPTKEDYSKLCLLLTLPRLTHHAEFKDWNPSTARVHCFEEACAMVAEFIPADRKLSEAGFRASGNRLFQLLIKGILYECCVEFCQSKATGEEIREDEVLLGVDLLCGNGCDELDLSLLSWLQNLSSSAFTCAFEQKTFNIHVDRLVKPSKAGHADLLTPLINRLSPCPTSPFRQRPHSADTYMSRSLNPALDGLSHGLAAQDKRGMETNMKSALSRSLVENNVHQQDDSPERKHLQGVVDGPNTKRTPLTPGKDGGPPCSSETQERRDSTEHIQEYYRQRLRVQQHLEQKQQQKQLYQQMLLEGGVKPQDGAQHNLTETFLSRSIQKLEEMNVGIDAKGDEVMTHLGQQWNGLTGNSSTSNSRTTNDHHNPEKEPPRDKPGGGSCSSSSLNEPTLPKSQSAERIRASASTVQDDCGSSTTRNMHEPGKSKAQFVRLSQLEDTQAVRAVAFHPSGALYAVGSNSKTLRVCAYPETLTPSGSGAVKQPAVRFRRNKHHKGSIYCVAWSHCGQLLATGSNDKYVKVLPFNADTCNATGPDLEFSMHDGTIRDLAFMEGPESGGSILISAGAGDCNIYTTDCQRGQGLHALSGHTGHILTLYTWGGWMIASGSQDKTVRFWDLRVPSCVRVVGTTLHGSGSAVASVAVDPSGRLLATGQEDSTCMLYDIRGGRIVQSCRPHSSDIRSVRFSPGAHHLLTGSYDNKIIVSDLQGDLTKPLPQTLAGEHWDKVIQCRWHPHDQTFLSSSADRTIVLWAPSP